GACGGGCGGTGTGTACAAGGCCCGGGAACGTATTCACCGCAGCGTTGCTGATCTGCGATTACTAGCGACTCCGACTTCATGGGGTCGAGTTGCAGACCCCAATCCGAACTGAGACCGGCTTTAAGGGATTCGCTCAGCCTTACGACATCGCAACCCTCTGTACCGGCCATTGTAGCATGCGTGAAGCCCAAGACATAAGGGGCATGATGATTTGACGTCATCCCCACCTTCCTCCGAGTTAACCCCGGCAGTCTCTCGTGAGTCCCCACCATCATGTGCTGGCAACACGAGACAAGGGTTGCGCTCGTTGCGGGACTTAACCCAACATCTCACGACACGAGCTGACGACAACCATGCACCACCTGTACACCACCCCGAAGGCTGCCCCATCTCTGGAACATCGCAGTGTATGTCAAGCCTTGGTAAGGTTCTTCGCGTTGCATCGAATTAATCCGCATGCTCCGCCGCTTGTGCGGGCCCCCGTCAATTCCTTTGAGTTTTAGCCTTGCGGCCGTACTCCCCAGGCGGGGCACTTAATGCGTTAGCTACGGCGCAGAAGTCAAAGACCCCCACACCTAGTGCCCAACGTTTACGGCATGGACTACCAGGGTATCTAATCCTGTTCGCTCCCCATGCTTTCGCTCCTCAGCGTCAGTTATAGCCCAGAGACCTGCCTTCGCCATCGGTGTTCCTCCTGATATCTGCGCATTCCACCGCTACACCAGGAATTCCAGTCTCCCCTACTACACTCAAGCCTGCCCGTACCCACTGCAAGCGCGGAGTTAAGCCCCGCGTTTTCACAGCAGACGCGACAAGCCGCCTACGAGCTCTTTACGCCCAATAATTCCGGACAACGCTCGCGCCCTACGTATTACCGCGGCTGCTGGCACGTAGTTAGCCGGCGCTTCTTATGCAGGTACCCTCAACCAGGCCAAAACCTGGACTTGTTCCCTGCCGAAAGAGGTTTACAACCCGAAAGCCGTCATCCCTCACGCGGCGTCGCTGCATCAAGCTTTCGCTCATTGTGCAATATTCCCCACTGCTGCCTCCCGTAGGAGTCTGGGCCGTATCTCAGTCCCAGTGTGGCCGGTCACCCTCTCAGGCCGGCTACCCGTCGACGCCTTGGTAGGCCATCACCCCACCAACAAGCTGATAGGCCGCGAGCCCATCCCCTCCCAATAAATCTTTCCAACAACCACCATGCGGCAGCCGCTGAATATCCGGTATTAGACCCAGTTTCCCAAGCTTATCCCGAAGAAAGGGGCAGGTTACTCACGTGTTACTCACCCGTTCGCCACTAATCCACCCCCAGCAAGCTGGAGACTTCATCGTTCGACTTGCATGTGTTAAGCACGCCGCCAGCGTTCGTCCTGAGCCAGGATCAAACTCTCCGTAAAAACCTTACAGAAAAGCTGAAACAGCTCCATAAAAATACAGAACAAAAAAATCATCAAACAAAAAACGACACACTATTGAGATTCAAAACAAGCAACCCACAACCGGAGAAATGCTGGGCATTCCGCCGAAAGAGGCGTTTCACAAGCTTACAATCAGCGGGCTATCCCGTCAAGATCTGTGACCGAGCGAACTCGTCCACCTGCTTGGCTTTGGGGCGCATGAAGCCCAGGATCAATTTCCTGACTGGCTTTCCGCTTCCCCGCGGCGAGACATAACTTTACGGATCCGACCCCAGTCGGTCAAATCCGGTGCGGGTGAGCCGCGCCACCAAGCGACTTTTCGGCTCACCCGCGCGGTTTTCCCGCCTTTGGCTCAGTCCGCCCGACCGACTGCGAGGTTCTTCTTGCCCTTGCGGACCAGAATGATCCCGCCCGGCAGAATCTGGCTGCCGTCGATCACGGCGTCGACATCGACGACTTTGACGCTGTTGATCGACAGGCCGCCGGCCGCGATGGTGCGGCGTGCAGCGCCGCGGCCCTTTTCGAGGCCAAGCGATTCGACAAGCTCGACGACGGGCATACCCACATGCGCGGGGCGCTCGGCAGTTCGGCGACTGCGTCTTGGAGGGTTGCCCCGTCCAGGTTGGACGGATCCACCGTGCCGAAGAGTGCAGCTGAGGCCTCCTTGACGCGAGCAGTGGCCTCTGCCCCGTGCACGAACGTCGTCACCTCGTCTGCGAGCCGGCGCTGCCCAAGCCGCAGGTGGGGCTTGTCGACAGATTCCGCGACAACGTCGGCGATCTCCTCGAGATCAACAAAGGTGAAAACCTTGAGCAGCCTCTCAACATCACTGTCGGCCGTATTGAGCCAGAACTGGTAGAAGGCGTACGGGCTCAGCATCTGCGGGTCGAGCCAGATCGCCCCACCTTCGGTCTTGCCGAACTTCGTACCATCCGCCTTGGTGATGATGGGCGTCGTGAGCACGTGGGCCGACCTGCCCTCGGCTTTATGGATGAGATCGACTCCGCCGACGAGGTTGCCCCACTGGTCGTTGCCGCCGGTCTGAAGGACGCAGCCGTAGCGACGGTAGAGCTCGAGGAAGTCGTTCGCCTGAAGGATCTGGTAGGAGAACTCCGTGTAGGAGATGCCCTCGTCGGACTCGAGCCGCCTCGCCACTGTGTCCTTCGCAAGCATCGTGCCCAGCCGGAAGTGCTTCCCGAGTCCGCGCAGGAAGTCGATCGCCGACATCGCCGACGTCCAGTCGTAGTTGTTGACGATGGTCGCGGCGTTCTCCCCCTCGAAGTCGAGGAAGCCGGAGAGCTGCGATGCAAGCCGTCCGGTCCACTCCTGAACCTGCTCCGCAGGGTTGAGCGTGCGCTCCCCCGATGCGCGCGGGTCCCCGATGAGTCCGGTCGCCCCACCCACGAGGACGAGGGGCCGATGACCCGCGTTCTGCAGGTGGCGCATAAGGATGACGGCGACGAGGTGGCCGTGGTGGAGGGAGGGGCCCGTCGGGTCGAATCCGCAGTAATACGTGATCGGTCCCCCGTCCAGCGCCGCGCGCAGCTGAGCCAGATCCGTATGCTGGGCGATCAGGCCACGCTGCTGAAGCTCGTCAAGAATGTGGGACACGTACCTCTCCTCGTGTTGAAAAATTCCCCCACAGTATCGCACGCAGGCAGATCACGTCCGTGCGGCGGGGATGTCGGTCTCAGTGAACAGAATATTCCAGATCGTCGCTGCCGCCTCATCGGGCAGGCGCGTGCCCGACTGACGCGGCGTCCAGATCACACCGGGCGCCGCCGCACGGAGCTCATCAAGGGTGACGGGGTCATCGAGATCGATGACCGCCTTCATGGCGATGTCGACGTAGCCGGCCTCCAGAGAGCGGGCCTCGGGGTTCCAGTGTGGGCCGACCGAGACCTCTGAGACGACCTCGCAGGCACCGACGAGGCCCCGGGGCTCACTGCCGACCCTGACGATGAGACCGCGGTCGCCCGGGGTGATGCCATGCCTGCGCGTACCCGTGTTCCAGCGCGACTGCGGCGTCTGACCTGCACGGATGAGAGGCGCCCACCGCTCCCAATCGGGGTACGGATCATAGGCGAGCTCGGGGTTGACGAGGAAGAGGAACGTCGCCGTCACGGTTTGCCCGGGCGGTAGGGGCTGACGTGTCGGTCGCCGGGAATCCAGAAGCGCAACGGGTATTCGTTCGTGCCGCCGGCTCCGGACACGCCGACTCGCGGGCCTGAGGTCCACTCGACGGGCTCCGGCGATGCCTCGAGCCTGATGCGATCACCGATGCGGGTCCCGTTGAAGGATCCGTCGATGCCGAGAGCCTGGGCGAGCCGGGCCGGTCCACGCGCCAGGTCGCGGTCCGTCTTTGCCGCAACCCTCCGGGTGCGGGCCACCTCGTGATTGTCGACCACCTCGCCGGCTCGGAGGAGGACACCGCCGGCCTGACCCTCGGGCCAGCACACGATGTTCGCCGACCAATGCATCCCGTAGATGTAGTAGACGTACAGATGACCGGGCGGGCCGAACATCGAGGCGTTCCGCGCTGTCCTCCCCCGGAACGCATGCGAGCCGGGATCGAACTCACCGCGGTACGCCTCAACCTCAACGATCCGCACCGCCACGTCGGTCGAGATCGTCGCGCCGAGCAGCATAGGGGCGACCTCGCACGGGTCGCGCATGAGGTCGATCACGACTGGACGAAGCCTCGAAGTCGCTCGAGTTCGGCTGCCGCGCGGCTCCGCTGCTCTGCCACGCGCACCGGCGCAGTCCCGCCCCTGCCATCGCGCGACGCAACGGATCCTTCGATCGTGAGAACGTCGCGCACATCCGGAGTCAGGCGCTCGTCAATCGCACGGAAGTCCTCGTCGGAGAGCTGATCGAGCTCGATGCCGCGCTCCTCGCACACTCGCACACAGGAGCCGGAGATCTCGTGGGCATCCCGGAACGCGACCCCCTGCTTGACGAGCCATTCGGCGATGTCTGTGGCGAGGGAGAACCCTTGGGGCGCCAACTCCGCCATGCGGTCGCAGTGAAGCGTCATAGTCGCGATCATGCCGGTCATCGCCGGCAGCAGGGCGTCGAGCGTGTCGACCTGGTCAAACACCGGCTCCTTGTCCTCCTGGAGGTCACGGTTGTACGCGAGCGGCAGCCCCTTGAGCGTGGCGAGCAGGCCGGCGTGATCGCCGATCAGTCGACCGGACTTGCCGCGGGCCAGTTCTGCCACGTCCGGGTTCTTCTTCTGCGGCATGATCGACGAGCCGGTCGAGTAGGAGTCGTCGAGTGTGACGAAGGAGAACTCCTTCGTGTTCCAGACGATGATCTCTTCGGCGAGGCGCGACATGTCGATGCCGATCATCGCGAAGATGAACGAGTATTCGGCGACGATGTCCCGCGACGCGGTGGCATCGATCGAGTTCTCGGCGACGGCATCGAAGCCGAGCTCGTCGGCGATCGCCGACGCGTCCATCCCCAGTGTGTTCCCCGCGAGCGCACCCGCTCCATAGGGCGAGACGGCGGCGCGGGTGTCGGCATTCTCGAGCCGTGCCACGTCCCGCAGCAGCGGCCACGCGTGGGCGAGCAGGTGGTGGGCGACGAGGACGGGCTGTGCGTGTTGGAGGTGGGTGCGGCCGGGCATGATCGCGTCCCCCGCTCTCTCGGCCTTCGAGAGAAGGGCGGCCACGAGATCGAGGACACGGGTACCGATCCTTCGGGACTCGTCGCGCAGGTACATGCGGACGAACGTCGCGATCTGGTCGTTGCGCGACCGGCCTGCGCGCAGCTTTCCGCCAAGGGCTCCTGCGCGTTCGAGGAGTCCGCGCTCGAGCGCCGTGTGCACGTCTTCATCGGCCTGCGACGGCGCGAACGCGCCGCTGCGGACATCATCTTCGAGACGATCGAGTGCGGCGATCATCTCTCCGACCTCGGGCTCGGTGAGCAGGCCGGCTCGGCCGAGCTCGCGGGCGTGGGCGCGGGATCCCCTGATGTCGTAGATTGCGAGTCGCCAGTCGAAGTGCGTCGACTTCGACAGGTGGGCGAGAGCATCGGCGGGGCCGCCCTCGAAGCGACCTCCCCACAGGGCCATATTCTTGTCGGTCATTCCTCCATTTTGCCCCACGCGCCACCGACGGGAGAATCTTCCCTGCCGACCGTGAGATATCCGCCTAGGATGGCGCCATGATCGGCAGAGCAGCCCACCGCATCCTCCCGCCACGGCGACGGGATTCGTTTGAACGACCGCGCGACGGCGGGCCAGCCGAGCTGTGAGGAGCCCGGTGCGGGCGCTGATCGCACCCATCTATCTGCCGTCGCTCGTCTACTCGGTCGGCAATGGGGCACTCCAGCCGGTAGTCGTGCTCGCCGCACTCGAGATCGGGTTCTCGCAGGCCGGTGCATCGGCAGTCCTGGGCGTGGCCGGCCTCGTCGGCGTATTCTCCGCCCCCGTCCTCGGCCGTGTCATCACGCGGCTCGGGGACCGAAGGTCCCTCATCTGCGCGAGTGTGCTCGCGCTCTTCGCGCTCGGAATGTCGATCAGCGCCATGCTCGTCCCCGACACGCCGTACGCGACCGGCGCCTTCATGGTCGGCATCGCCCTCGTCGCCATCTCCCTCAATGTGTGGATGCTCGCACGGCAGGCCTACATCGCCGATGCTCTGCCGGGTGAGTGGCGTGGCCGGGGTCTGTCGACACTGGGCGGCATGCTTCGGCTCGGGGTTCTCATCGGCCCGCTTGCGTCGACGGCGCTCATTGCCCTCTGGGGCCTGGAATCGATCTTCGTCATGAACGCGGTGACCGTGGCGATCGCGCTCGCTCTCATCGTCCGCTTCCTGACGCCGCTGCCATCACGGGCACCGAGCGAGACCCGTGCGGACCACAGTCCGGATGCGCATCCCGGCGGCGTGGTGCGTCCGGATCTCCGCTCGACGGCGATCGCCGGCATCGGCGTCTCGACCCTCATGGTGCTCCGCTCGAACAAGAACGTCATCATTCCCCTCTGGGGGACAACTCTGGGGCTGGACAACGAGATCATCACCCTCGCTTTCGCCGTCTCCGCACTGATCGACACTGCGATGTTCTATCCGGGCGGTCGACTCTCCGATCGCCACGGTCGGCTGTGGGGGCTGGTGCCCAGTCTCGCGATCATGTCGGTCGCCATCGGGCTCATGGTGGTGTGGGTGGATTCGCTCGGTTTCTTCGTGGCGAGCGCCCTGCTCGGCCTGGGCAACGGCTTTGGCTCAGGCATCCTCATGACGATCGGAGCGGATCTCTCCCCCTCGACCAATCGTGCACACTTCCTCGGCTACTGGCAGGCGATCTCCAATTCTGGCATGGCCGCAGGGCCATTCGTCGTCTCGACGATGACCGCGGCGATCGGGATCTCGGCCGCGCTGTGGGCGACGGCCGGCATCGGAATCCTTGGGGCGGTATGGTTCAGCGCGCTGCTGCCCCCGACATATCGGCGCCTCGGCCTCACGCTCAAGGGCATGCCGCTGCGCGAGGACTTCGAGTGACATGCGGCGGCGCGGGGCCCTCTGCAGGTGACAAGCCCCATCGCCGGAGGCGACTCCGTCGGACATCGCGGTCGCGCGTATGCCTGTGGTGAGGCTTACACTGGGGCCATGGACGACACGATCGACATCAAGCCCCGCTCACGCGATGTCACCGACGGATTGGAGCGGACGGCCGCACGCGGCATGCTCCGTGCCGTCGGCATGGGGGACGACGACTGGGAGAAGCCCCAGATCGGAATCGCCTCGTCGTGGAACGAGATCACGCCGTGCAATATGACGCTGTCGAAGCTCGCAGGATTCTCGAAGGAGGGTGTCCACCAGGCGGGCGGATACCCGCTCGAGTTCGGCACCATCTCCGTCTCCGACGGGATCTCGATGGGCCACGAGGGCATGCACTACTCCCTCGTCTCCCGCGAGGTCATCGCCGACTCCGTCGAGACGGTCATGTCCGCGGAGAGGCTCGATGGCTCGGTCCTCCTTGCTGGATGTGACAAATCGATTCCCGGCATGCTCATGGCCGCTGCCCGGCTCGACCTCTCGTCCGTGTTCCTCTACAACGGCTCGATCATGCCGGGTACGGCGAAACTCGAAGACGGCACCGAGCGGGAGGTGACCCTCATCGACGCGTTCGAGGCGGTCGGGGCCTGCCGGGCCGGGACCATGTCCGAGAAGGACGTCGATGCGATCGAGCGGGCTGTCTGTCCCGGCGAGGGTGCCTGTGGTGGCATGTACACCGCGAACACCATGGCCTCTGCGGCCGAGGCCATGGGAATGTCCCTGCCCGGGTCGGCCGCGCCGCCCGCCATCCACCGCGACCGCACGCTCTTCGCCCACTCCTCGGGCAGCGCCGTCGTCGAGCTCCTTCGCCGCGGCATCACCGCCCGCGACATCATCACACGGGAATCGCTGCTCAACGCGATCGCCGTCGTCATGGCGTTCGGCGGGTCGACCAATGCCGTCCTCCACCTCATGGCGATCGCCCACGAGGCTGAGGTCGAGCTGTCCCTCGACGACTTCAACCGCGTGGCGGACAGGGTTCCCCACCTCGGCAACCTCAAGCCGTTCGGCGAGTACGTCATGAACGACGTGTTCAAGGTGGGGGGCGTTCCCGTTGTCATGAAGGCTCTGCTCGACAACGGTCTCATCGACGGTGACTGCCTAACGGTGACCGGGAAGACCGTCGCCGAGAACCTCGCCCACATCAATCCCCCGGATCCGGATGGCAGGATCCTGCGCGCCATGGACAACCCGATCCATGCCACGGGTGGCCTTGCCATCCTCCGAGGCTCCCTCGCCCCAGACGGCGCGGTGGTCAAGACCGCCGGTTTCGACGCGGA
This is a stretch of genomic DNA from Flaviflexus salsibiostraticola. It encodes these proteins:
- a CDS encoding EVE domain-containing protein: MTATFLFLVNPELAYDPYPDWERWAPLIRAGQTPQSRWNTGTRRHGITPGDRGLIVRVGSEPRGLVGACEVVSEVSVGPHWNPEARSLEAGYVDIAMKAVIDLDDPVTLDELRAAAPGVIWTPRQSGTRLPDEAAATIWNILFTETDIPAART
- the ilvD gene encoding dihydroxy-acid dehydratase; protein product: MDDTIDIKPRSRDVTDGLERTAARGMLRAVGMGDDDWEKPQIGIASSWNEITPCNMTLSKLAGFSKEGVHQAGGYPLEFGTISVSDGISMGHEGMHYSLVSREVIADSVETVMSAERLDGSVLLAGCDKSIPGMLMAAARLDLSSVFLYNGSIMPGTAKLEDGTEREVTLIDAFEAVGACRAGTMSEKDVDAIERAVCPGEGACGGMYTANTMASAAEAMGMSLPGSAAPPAIHRDRTLFAHSSGSAVVELLRRGITARDIITRESLLNAIAVVMAFGGSTNAVLHLMAIAHEAEVELSLDDFNRVADRVPHLGNLKPFGEYVMNDVFKVGGVPVVMKALLDNGLIDGDCLTVTGKTVAENLAHINPPDPDGRILRAMDNPIHATGGLAILRGSLAPDGAVVKTAGFDAEVFDGTARVFEREQPAMDAVLAGELKAGDVIIIRYEGPKGGPGMREMLAITGAIKGAGIGKDVLLITDGRFSGGSTGLCIGHVAPEAVDGGPIALVEDGDRIRVDIPNRTIDLHVDEEILKQRRERLVHPDNPRLHGVLGKYTKLVQSAAIGAVCW
- a CDS encoding DNA-3-methyladenine glycosylase, whose translation is MRDPCEVAPMLLGATISTDVAVRIVEVEAYRGEFDPGSHAFRGRTARNASMFGPPGHLYVYYIYGMHWSANIVCWPEGQAGGVLLRAGEVVDNHEVARTRRVAAKTDRDLARGPARLAQALGIDGSFNGTRIGDRIRLEASPEPVEWTSGPRVGVSGAGGTNEYPLRFWIPGDRHVSPYRPGKP
- the argH gene encoding argininosuccinate lyase, with translation MTDKNMALWGGRFEGGPADALAHLSKSTHFDWRLAIYDIRGSRAHARELGRAGLLTEPEVGEMIAALDRLEDDVRSGAFAPSQADEDVHTALERGLLERAGALGGKLRAGRSRNDQIATFVRMYLRDESRRIGTRVLDLVAALLSKAERAGDAIMPGRTHLQHAQPVLVAHHLLAHAWPLLRDVARLENADTRAAVSPYGAGALAGNTLGMDASAIADELGFDAVAENSIDATASRDIVAEYSFIFAMIGIDMSRLAEEIIVWNTKEFSFVTLDDSYSTGSSIMPQKKNPDVAELARGKSGRLIGDHAGLLATLKGLPLAYNRDLQEDKEPVFDQVDTLDALLPAMTGMIATMTLHCDRMAELAPQGFSLATDIAEWLVKQGVAFRDAHEISGSCVRVCEERGIELDQLSDEDFRAIDERLTPDVRDVLTIEGSVASRDGRGGTAPVRVAEQRSRAAAELERLRGFVQS
- a CDS encoding MFS transporter; translated protein: MRALIAPIYLPSLVYSVGNGALQPVVVLAALEIGFSQAGASAVLGVAGLVGVFSAPVLGRVITRLGDRRSLICASVLALFALGMSISAMLVPDTPYATGAFMVGIALVAISLNVWMLARQAYIADALPGEWRGRGLSTLGGMLRLGVLIGPLASTALIALWGLESIFVMNAVTVAIALALIVRFLTPLPSRAPSETRADHSPDAHPGGVVRPDLRSTAIAGIGVSTLMVLRSNKNVIIPLWGTTLGLDNEIITLAFAVSALIDTAMFYPGGRLSDRHGRLWGLVPSLAIMSVAIGLMVVWVDSLGFFVASALLGLGNGFGSGILMTIGADLSPSTNRAHFLGYWQAISNSGMAAGPFVVSTMTAAIGISAALWATAGIGILGAVWFSALLPPTYRRLGLTLKGMPLREDFE